The nucleotide window CTGCCATTGTTTCTCTTCAACTCCTGCCTCTATGATGGATACAAGAACATTCGTTCCTGCCCTATGATCCTTATCTTTGCCTACAGCTTCATCCGTCACCGTGAACATACTTAACTCCAAAAGGACCTTTTCCGCTGAGCTTTTTTGGTCAAACCAACAGCGAGCCCAACCAAAAACACAAACCTTTCTGCCGGTAGTGCTTCTTTATTTCGAACTTAAGTCCTCCTGTGTGGGTTGCCAAGAAGTAGCGTTGCTTGCTTGTTTTGTCAGTTCATGTATCACCTTTACTCCAATGATTTCCAGACCTGCTTTGCTTGTCATCGTCCTTCTGTTCGCAACTTAAATCGACTGTGGGACGGCTTGCCTCTTCCCACGCATAAAACCAACAATCCTTGGTTCGTAGCCATACTCAAACCTACCGCAAAGATTCAACTTACAAGTCTTGATCCTAGATGGCTGCATTGGTGACTTTATGGCTGAATCAAGGAGTCTCACGGTGCCTTTCTGGTAGCTTTATTCCACAAACAAGCAGGAATCTCCTCTTGCCTGCTGAAGTTTCTAATTATTTATGTATACAGTAAAAAGTACTAGCTATAACACCTTCTATACTCCGGGAGGAAGACATTATGAAGACATCAGGCATCGCCCAAGACCTTGGCTATGCTTCCGATGCTTGCCTGTTGATCATCCACTGCGATGATACCGGCATGAGTTGGGAGGCTAACGTTGCGGTCAAAAACCTTCTGATTTCTGGTATGGCTACCAGCTGTAGTGTGATGATACCCTGCCCTTGGGCCTATGAGTTCATGCAATGGTACCGAGCGCATCCCAACCTCGATGTAGGAATTCATGTCACCCTAACCAGTGAATGGAGTAGTTATCGTTGGCGACCACTGACATCAACGAAAGGGTTGGTGGACCAGAATGGATTCATGCATCAAAGGCCCCAAGAAGTGCTTAACCAAGCCTCGGCTCAGGAGATCTATGAAGAAACCGTAGCCCAAATCCAACAAGCCTTCGACTGGGGTGTAACACCCACCCATGTGGATACCCACATGGGCGCTTCCTTGGCCTCTTGGGATTTTGCCACTGCCTACATTGATGCAGCTAAGCAGTTCGACCTGCCCCCGATGATTTTAGATCCCAAGCCTGAAGTCATGTCAGCCTTTGCATCTCAAGGCTACGATCCAAGACTAGCCGAACTGATGCGTGGGGAATCTACTCCGAAGCTGACTACTTTGTTTGGCGCTGCAGGAGGAGATACCTACAAAGATATGAAACAGGCAATCTACCGCCAATTAGAGAATCTG belongs to Limnochordia bacterium and includes:
- a CDS encoding polysaccharide deacetylase family protein translates to MKTSGIAQDLGYASDACLLIIHCDDTGMSWEANVAVKNLLISGMATSCSVMIPCPWAYEFMQWYRAHPNLDVGIHVTLTSEWSSYRWRPLTSTKGLVDQNGFMHQRPQEVLNQASAQEIYEETVAQIQQAFDWGVTPTHVDTHMGASLASWDFATAYIDAAKQFDLPPMILDPKPEVMSAFASQGYDPRLAELMRGESTPKLTTLFGAAGGDTYKDMKQAIYRQLENLPPGITYLIIHPALESDHMRAITTSWQRRYWEYQIFMEDETRRKIRELGIKLVNWRKLLTCNPSSKRT